Proteins encoded together in one Acholeplasma hippikon window:
- a CDS encoding ABC transporter ATP-binding protein has product MMTIEQKRHYKNINKRRKIILQRNYLIGLTEELDLQTEIKRTNKVNQFERYKLEDKTKVKNSFDREYLISKDISDYRDLENKKINQKIRRIEKEAKKNSEINKDLMIDELIKEAKTRVETFGQSIQSKYAISLHPNDQACVDKINSIESKYALKIQSVNEKANKEKEKNKLKVQKLKVKIEKLNDRIEILNQEIDRNEKKIISLNEGKLQVLSKDLEIYVDRPNESEKLQEINYEMNRLNAIKILNENEDFQLSVTNLKMYFGGIKAINDLSFYVKKGEIFGLIGPNGAGKTTVFNCITQFYKPTGGNINFKNKEGNIVALTHLRTHDVIKEGIARSFQNVELIWELTVIDNLMVAAHSLLVTKFIDHMLHTKKMKREEFILRQKGIKILENLGILEYAFRSPYGLPYGVLKKIELARTLMTDPSMIILDEPAAGLNDAETKDLAQVIKKINQEMGITIFLVEHDMGLVMSICDTICAISFGKMLAIGTPEEIKNDPEVRKAYLGDDSDE; this is encoded by the coding sequence ATGATGACAATCGAACAAAAAAGACATTATAAAAATATTAATAAAAGAAGAAAAATCATCTTACAAAGAAATTACTTGATTGGCTTAACTGAAGAATTAGATTTACAAACTGAAATTAAAAGAACAAATAAAGTTAACCAATTTGAAAGATATAAATTAGAAGATAAAACAAAAGTTAAAAATAGTTTTGATAGAGAGTACTTAATTAGTAAAGATATATCAGATTATAGAGATTTAGAAAATAAAAAGATTAATCAAAAGATTAGACGAATTGAAAAAGAAGCTAAGAAAAATTCAGAAATTAATAAAGACTTAATGATTGATGAATTAATAAAAGAAGCTAAAACAAGAGTAGAAACTTTTGGACAATCTATTCAATCTAAATACGCAATCTCATTACATCCAAACGATCAAGCATGTGTAGATAAAATTAATTCAATTGAATCAAAGTATGCGTTAAAAATTCAGAGTGTAAATGAAAAAGCGAATAAAGAAAAAGAAAAGAATAAACTTAAAGTTCAAAAACTTAAAGTGAAAATCGAAAAGCTTAACGATAGAATTGAAATCTTAAATCAAGAAATTGATCGAAATGAAAAGAAAATCATTAGTTTAAATGAAGGGAAACTCCAAGTTCTATCTAAAGATTTAGAAATATATGTAGATAGACCGAATGAAAGTGAAAAACTTCAAGAAATAAACTATGAAATGAATCGCTTAAACGCAATCAAAATCTTAAATGAAAATGAAGATTTCCAATTGTCGGTAACAAACTTAAAAATGTATTTTGGCGGTATTAAAGCCATCAATGACTTATCATTCTATGTTAAAAAAGGCGAAATCTTCGGTTTGATTGGACCGAATGGTGCAGGCAAAACAACAGTATTTAACTGTATCACACAATTTTATAAACCTACAGGTGGAAATATTAACTTCAAAAATAAAGAAGGAAATATTGTTGCCTTAACACATTTAAGAACACACGATGTGATTAAAGAAGGGATTGCAAGAAGCTTCCAAAACGTTGAGTTAATTTGGGAGTTAACAGTGATTGATAACTTAATGGTTGCTGCACACTCATTACTTGTAACTAAATTCATAGATCATATGCTTCACACTAAAAAAATGAAACGTGAAGAATTTATCCTGAGACAAAAGGGTATAAAGATTTTAGAAAACTTAGGCATTTTAGAGTATGCATTCCGTTCACCATATGGCCTTCCTTATGGTGTGTTAAAGAAAATTGAATTGGCAAGAACCTTAATGACAGATCCATCAATGATTATTCTTGATGAACCTGCAGCGGGTTTAAATGATGCTGAAACAAAAGACTTAGCACAAGTGATAAAGAAGATTAATCAAGAGATGGGAATCACTATCTTCTTAGTAGAACACGACATGGGATTAGTTATGAGTATTTGTGATACTATCTGTGCAATTTCATTTGGTAAGATGCTTGCGATAGGAACACCAGAAGAAATTAAAAATGATCCTGAAGTAAGAAAAGCATATTTAGGAGATGACAGCGATGAATAA